The Agromyces mariniharenae genome includes a window with the following:
- a CDS encoding WhiB family transcriptional regulator, with the protein MDWRDKAACLTADPELFFPVGNTGPAVDQIEKAKAVCARCTVTEICLQYALETGQDSGVWGGLSEDERRALKRRAARARRAG; encoded by the coding sequence ATGGATTGGCGCGACAAAGCCGCCTGCCTCACCGCTGACCCGGAACTCTTCTTCCCCGTCGGCAACACTGGTCCCGCCGTCGACCAGATCGAGAAGGCGAAGGCTGTCTGCGCCCGGTGCACCGTCACCGAGATCTGCCTCCAGTACGCCCTCGAGACCGGACAGGACTCGGGCGTGTGGGGCGGCCTCAGCGAGGACGAGCGTCGCGCCCTCAAGCGTCGCGCGGCCCGCGCGCGTCGCGCAGGCTGA
- a CDS encoding sensor histidine kinase produces MSTLSELVLAQGRSSQADVDWLHMLVGDLQLLADLAFADIVLWVPSGDDDFVAVAHSRPSSAATLFYRDFVGQPIKSQWRDLVTQAFETAAIADSSAPDWYEEMPTRVRAVPVMRRLSATGTELAPEPVAVITRHTNLGATRTPSRQELTFNECAEELFQMIASGDFPDLGAPTGPRRGAPRASDGLIRLDVDGITTFASPNALSAFNRMGFDDELEGESLAEVTTRLLSGKLVVDESLPLVVTGRAPWRTDVESRGVTVSLRAIPIRRRGERVGAIVLSRDVTELRHQEQELITKDATIREIHHRVKNNLQTVASLLRIQARRTHSDEARDALTQAMRRVGAIAVVHDTLSEGLTQNVDFDQVFDRALLLVAEVASAHNTTAHPKRSGSFGVLPSEYATPLALALTELVTNAVEHGLAGQEGDVEIIADRSPTMLTVQVRDTGSGLPEGKVGEGLGTQIVRTLIQGELGGTIDWHTVVGRGTEVTIEVPLRWITAE; encoded by the coding sequence GTGTCGACCCTCAGTGAACTCGTCCTCGCCCAGGGCCGCAGCAGTCAGGCCGACGTCGACTGGCTGCACATGCTCGTCGGCGACCTGCAGCTGCTCGCCGACCTCGCCTTCGCCGACATCGTGCTGTGGGTGCCGTCGGGCGACGACGACTTCGTGGCGGTCGCGCACTCGCGGCCGTCGAGCGCTGCGACGCTGTTCTACCGGGACTTCGTCGGCCAGCCGATCAAGTCGCAGTGGCGCGACCTCGTCACGCAGGCGTTCGAGACGGCCGCCATCGCCGACTCCTCCGCGCCCGACTGGTACGAGGAGATGCCCACGCGCGTGCGCGCCGTGCCCGTGATGCGGCGGCTCTCGGCCACCGGCACCGAGCTCGCGCCCGAGCCGGTCGCCGTCATCACCCGCCACACCAACCTCGGGGCGACGCGCACGCCGAGCCGGCAGGAGCTCACGTTCAACGAGTGCGCCGAGGAGCTCTTCCAGATGATCGCGTCGGGGGACTTCCCCGACCTGGGTGCGCCCACCGGGCCTCGTCGCGGTGCGCCCCGCGCCTCCGACGGCCTCATCCGCCTCGACGTCGACGGCATCACGACGTTCGCCAGCCCGAACGCGCTCTCGGCCTTCAACCGCATGGGCTTCGACGACGAACTCGAGGGGGAGTCGCTCGCCGAGGTCACCACGCGCCTGCTCAGCGGAAAGCTCGTCGTCGACGAGTCGCTGCCGCTCGTCGTCACCGGCCGTGCGCCGTGGCGCACCGACGTGGAGTCGCGCGGCGTGACCGTGTCGCTCCGGGCGATCCCGATCCGCCGCCGCGGCGAGCGGGTCGGCGCCATCGTGCTGAGCCGCGACGTCACCGAGCTCCGCCACCAGGAGCAGGAGCTGATCACGAAGGACGCGACGATCCGCGAGATCCACCACCGCGTCAAGAACAACCTGCAGACCGTCGCCTCGCTCCTGCGCATCCAGGCACGGCGCACGCACTCCGACGAGGCGCGCGACGCGCTCACGCAGGCCATGCGCCGCGTCGGCGCCATCGCGGTCGTGCACGACACGCTCTCCGAGGGACTCACGCAGAACGTCGACTTCGACCAGGTGTTCGACCGGGCGCTGCTGCTCGTCGCCGAGGTCGCCTCGGCGCACAACACGACGGCGCACCCGAAGCGCTCGGGCTCGTTCGGCGTGCTGCCGAGCGAGTACGCGACCCCGCTCGCGCTCGCCCTCACCGAGCTCGTGACGAACGCGGTCGAGCACGGGCTCGCGGGTCAGGAGGGTGACGTGGAGATCATCGCCGACCGTTCGCCGACCATGCTCACCGTGCAGGTCCGCGACACCGGGTCGGGCCTGCCCGAGGGCAAGGTCGGCGAGGGCCTCGGCACGCAGATCGTGCGCACCTTGATCCAGGGCGAGCTCGGCGGCACGATCGACTGGCACACGGTCGTCGGTCGCGGCACCGAGGTGACGATCGAGGTGCCGCTGCGGTGGATCACGGCGGAATAG
- a CDS encoding AAA family ATPase: protein MARLALALDPSTEDRLLADVVEHGHTVVARLVGWRDLVESLDVLAPEVVLVGAARVSLSADLLAACDERGIRLVALAANDAERAHAAQLGLHEVLDRSAAWRDIEELVSGGVPVPSRLGDARRAPRRTGELVAVWGPAGAPGRTTIAVNLAAEIAAAGHSVALVDADPYGGAVAPSLGLLDEAPGFASACRLAGGDALDRSELERIAQRYSAPRGSFDVFTGLVGPSRWPELAHDRVTAALQAIAARSEFVVVDTGFSLERDEELTSDQFAPRRNAATFAALAAADRVVAVGLADPVGLSRLLRGHADLVEVVEPDRIDVIVNRVRSAALGIDAHAQVRQTLRRFAGIGDATLLPHDGRATDAATLTARTLRDAAPRSPLRTALREYALEHLVPVPEPVKRRGFGFAPGRRPVAS, encoded by the coding sequence ATGGCACGGCTCGCGCTGGCCCTCGACCCGTCGACGGAGGATCGCCTGCTGGCCGACGTCGTCGAGCACGGCCACACCGTCGTCGCCCGGCTCGTGGGCTGGCGCGACCTCGTCGAGAGCCTCGACGTGCTCGCTCCCGAGGTCGTGCTGGTCGGAGCGGCGCGCGTGAGCCTGAGCGCCGACCTGCTCGCCGCGTGCGACGAGCGCGGCATCCGTCTCGTCGCCCTGGCCGCGAACGATGCGGAACGCGCACATGCCGCACAGCTCGGACTGCACGAGGTCCTCGACCGCTCGGCGGCCTGGCGCGACATCGAGGAGCTCGTGAGCGGCGGGGTTCCGGTGCCCTCGCGGCTCGGCGACGCCCGGCGCGCCCCCCGCCGCACCGGAGAGCTGGTCGCGGTGTGGGGACCGGCGGGCGCACCGGGCCGTACCACGATCGCCGTGAACCTCGCCGCCGAGATCGCGGCCGCGGGTCACTCGGTCGCGCTGGTCGACGCCGATCCGTACGGCGGTGCCGTGGCGCCGTCGCTCGGCCTGCTCGACGAGGCGCCCGGCTTCGCATCCGCATGCCGGCTCGCGGGCGGCGATGCGCTCGACCGCTCGGAGCTCGAGCGCATCGCCCAGCGCTACTCGGCGCCGCGCGGCTCGTTCGACGTGTTCACCGGACTCGTCGGGCCGAGCCGCTGGCCCGAGCTGGCGCACGACCGGGTGACCGCAGCCCTGCAGGCCATCGCCGCACGGAGCGAGTTCGTCGTCGTCGACACGGGCTTCAGCCTCGAGCGCGACGAGGAGCTCACGAGCGACCAGTTCGCACCACGGCGGAACGCCGCGACGTTCGCCGCGCTCGCCGCCGCCGATCGGGTGGTTGCCGTCGGGCTCGCCGATCCGGTCGGCCTGTCCCGCCTCCTGCGCGGCCACGCCGACCTCGTCGAGGTGGTCGAGCCCGACCGCATCGACGTGATCGTCAACCGCGTGCGGTCGGCGGCCCTCGGCATCGACGCCCACGCGCAGGTTCGCCAGACGCTGCGCCGGTTCGCGGGCATCGGCGATGCCACGCTGCTGCCGCACGACGGTCGGGCGACGGATGCCGCGACCCTCACCGCGCGCACCCTGCGCGATGCGGCGCCACGCAGCCCGCTGCGCACCGCGCTCCGCGAGTACGCGCTCGAGCACCTCGTGCCCGTGCCCGAGCCGGTGAAGCGTCGCGGATTCGGGTTCGCCCCGGGCCGTCGTCCCGTCGCGAGCTGA
- a CDS encoding helix-turn-helix domain-containing protein — protein MTAPGSGDQIGRFLTVADAAEILAVDVAAVDELIRSGELPAIRVGSSGPWRIERTQLEVWIEEQYELTRRHSAWQQGEFANIVELSGARTARLRPVD, from the coding sequence ATGACCGCTCCAGGTTCGGGCGACCAGATCGGCCGGTTCCTCACCGTCGCCGACGCGGCCGAGATCCTCGCCGTCGACGTCGCGGCCGTCGACGAGCTGATCCGATCCGGCGAGCTCCCGGCCATCCGCGTGGGCAGTTCGGGTCCATGGCGCATCGAGCGCACGCAGCTCGAGGTGTGGATCGAGGAGCAGTACGAGCTCACGCGCCGGCACTCCGCGTGGCAGCAGGGCGAGTTCGCGAACATCGTCGAGCTCTCCGGGGCGCGCACCGCCCGGCTGCGTCCGGTCGACTAG
- a CDS encoding 4a-hydroxytetrahydrobiopterin dehydratase, whose protein sequence is MDMLRGEQIAAADLTDWRKLAQGLHARYVVDDFGTGARFVVAVGEAGDALGHHPRVSIGTGHVDLELVSDDAIYRDDEGTEHVVEWVTQQDVDLARRITEIAADHRLTADPASVSEIELGLDTTRSATIAPVWAALLTGSAASQGRGSPSDEIRDATRRVPNLWFGDADQPGAPSRRFHVEVYVAAEVAEQRIAAALAAGGTLVDDSDSPGLTVIADQDGNTGVVCVDVSAAKDRSPDRPDTP, encoded by the coding sequence ATGGACATGCTGAGGGGGGAGCAGATCGCCGCGGCCGACCTGACCGACTGGCGCAAGCTGGCCCAGGGACTGCATGCCCGGTACGTGGTCGACGACTTCGGCACCGGCGCACGGTTCGTCGTCGCGGTGGGTGAGGCGGGCGACGCGCTCGGCCACCATCCGCGCGTGTCGATCGGCACGGGCCACGTCGACCTCGAGTTGGTCAGCGACGATGCCATCTACCGCGACGACGAGGGCACCGAACACGTCGTCGAATGGGTGACCCAGCAGGACGTCGACCTCGCGCGGCGGATCACCGAGATCGCCGCGGACCACCGGCTCACCGCCGACCCGGCCTCGGTCAGCGAGATCGAGCTCGGGCTCGACACGACCCGCTCCGCGACCATCGCACCGGTGTGGGCCGCCCTGCTGACCGGGAGCGCCGCATCCCAGGGCCGAGGGTCCCCCAGCGACGAGATCCGGGACGCCACCCGACGGGTGCCGAACCTGTGGTTCGGGGACGCCGACCAGCCCGGCGCCCCGAGTCGGCGGTTCCACGTCGAGGTCTACGTGGCGGCCGAGGTGGCCGAGCAACGGATCGCCGCCGCCCTCGCCGCGGGTGGGACCCTGGTCGACGACAGCGACTCGCCCGGGCTCACCGTGATCGCCGACCAGGACGGCAACACGGGAGTCGTCTGCGTCGACGTGTCCGCCGCGAAGGATCGATCCCCCGACCGGCCTGACACGCCCTAG
- a CDS encoding Rv3235 family protein: MTARPAAGHALARGPARQFLDDDDEYFGRQPARRRDLPDPEQLLRNLTHCVIEVLAGARDLEQLARWVTDDVYRNLSKRVVLAARARRVKGQAPQRPAFTVGRVRTCEPVDGVVEAVVMVHQRARSRAVAIRLEGLDQRWRASAISVL, from the coding sequence ATGACCGCACGCCCTGCCGCCGGCCACGCCCTGGCGCGAGGTCCTGCCCGCCAGTTCCTCGACGATGACGACGAGTACTTCGGTCGTCAGCCCGCTCGCCGCAGAGACCTCCCCGATCCCGAGCAACTGCTCCGCAACCTCACGCACTGCGTCATCGAGGTGCTCGCCGGGGCGCGCGACCTCGAGCAGCTCGCGCGCTGGGTGACCGACGATGTCTACCGCAACCTGTCGAAGCGCGTCGTCCTCGCCGCCCGCGCACGACGTGTGAAAGGGCAGGCGCCGCAGCGCCCGGCGTTCACGGTCGGCCGGGTGCGCACCTGCGAACCGGTCGACGGCGTGGTCGAGGCCGTCGTGATGGTGCACCAGCGGGCTCGCTCACGCGCGGTCGCGATCCGACTCGAGGGCCTCGACCAGCGCTGGCGCGCCAGCGCCATCAGCGTGCTGTAA
- the secA gene encoding preprotein translocase subunit SecA gives MASILERVLRVGEGRTLRRLENYAAAINALEDDFAALSDEELKHETVELRERYGNGESLDDLLPEAFAAVREASRRTLGLRHFDVQLMGGAALHLGNIAEMKTGEGKTLVATTAAYLNALTSRGVHVVTVNDFLASYQSELMGRVFRALGMTTGCIVAGQTPAVRREQYAADITYGTNNEFGFDYLRDNMAWQAADMVQRGHHFAIVDEVDSILIDEARTPLIISGPASGEANRWFTEFARLAQRLVSGEDYEVDEKKRTVGVLEPGIEKVEDYLGIENLYESANTPLISFLNNSIKAKALFKRDKDYVVMNGEVLIVDEHTGRILVGRRYNEGIHQAIEAKEGVQVKAENQTLATVTLQNYFRLYEKLSGMTGTAETEAAEFMSTYKLGVVPIPTNKPMVRMDQPDLVYKNEEAKFAQVVEDIVGRHQKGQPVLVGTTSVEKSEYLSRLLAKKGVRHEVLNAKNHAREAAIVAQAGRLGAVTVATNMAGRGTDIMLGGNAEFMAVQQMHERGLSPVDTPDEYEAAWDGVFDGVKAEVEKEADKVIGAGGLYVLGTERHESRRIDNQLRGRSGRQGDPGESRFYLSLTDDLMRLFNAGAAESLMSRGVPDDVAIESKVVTRAIRSAQSQVEARNAEIRKNVLKYDDVLNRQREAIYSDRRHILEGDDLHERTQNFLENVIDEVLDQHTADGNPDEWDFDALWTELKTLYPIGITIDEVVAEAGEKGRINREFIRREIISDAKHAYQRREQQLGSPAMRELERRVVLSVIDRRWRDHLYEMDYLKDGIGLRAMAQRDPLVEYQREGYAMFQQMMGSIREETVGFLFNLEVEVAAQGATGATIEAKGLGRQGASDDRLSYSAPSDSGGVEVRNQRGQVQQAATQRARRAVAQQQAPQQVEAARGAFGQRTEGDGQPAPQNRAERRAQERKGR, from the coding sequence GTGGCTTCGATTCTGGAAAGGGTCCTCCGCGTCGGCGAGGGCCGCACACTCCGACGACTCGAGAACTACGCGGCGGCGATCAACGCACTCGAAGACGACTTCGCGGCCCTCAGCGACGAGGAGCTGAAGCACGAGACGGTCGAGCTCCGCGAGCGCTACGGCAACGGCGAGTCCCTCGACGACCTGCTGCCCGAGGCGTTCGCGGCGGTCCGCGAGGCGAGCCGTCGCACGCTCGGCCTGCGTCACTTCGACGTCCAGCTCATGGGCGGCGCGGCGCTGCACCTCGGCAACATCGCCGAGATGAAGACCGGTGAGGGCAAGACCCTGGTCGCGACCACGGCGGCCTACCTCAACGCGCTGACCAGCCGCGGCGTGCACGTCGTCACGGTCAACGACTTCCTCGCGAGCTACCAGTCCGAGCTCATGGGCCGCGTGTTCCGCGCGCTCGGCATGACCACCGGATGCATCGTGGCGGGCCAGACGCCCGCCGTGCGCCGCGAGCAGTACGCGGCCGACATCACCTACGGCACGAACAACGAGTTCGGCTTCGACTACCTGCGCGACAACATGGCGTGGCAGGCGGCCGACATGGTCCAGCGTGGACACCACTTCGCGATCGTCGACGAGGTCGACTCGATCCTGATCGACGAGGCCCGCACCCCGCTCATCATCTCGGGCCCGGCCTCGGGCGAGGCGAACCGCTGGTTCACCGAGTTCGCGCGCCTCGCGCAGCGCCTCGTGTCCGGCGAGGACTACGAGGTCGACGAGAAGAAGCGCACCGTCGGCGTCCTCGAGCCCGGCATCGAGAAGGTCGAGGACTACCTCGGCATCGAGAACCTGTACGAGTCGGCGAACACCCCGCTCATCTCGTTCCTCAACAACTCGATCAAGGCGAAGGCGCTCTTCAAGCGCGACAAGGACTACGTCGTGATGAACGGCGAGGTGCTCATCGTCGACGAGCACACCGGCCGCATCCTCGTGGGCCGCCGCTACAACGAGGGCATCCACCAGGCGATCGAGGCGAAGGAGGGCGTGCAGGTCAAGGCCGAGAACCAGACCCTCGCCACCGTCACGCTGCAGAACTACTTCCGCCTCTACGAGAAGCTCTCGGGCATGACCGGCACCGCCGAGACCGAGGCGGCCGAGTTCATGTCGACGTACAAGCTCGGCGTGGTGCCGATCCCCACCAACAAGCCGATGGTGCGCATGGACCAGCCCGACCTCGTCTACAAGAACGAGGAGGCCAAGTTCGCGCAGGTCGTCGAGGACATCGTCGGCCGGCACCAGAAGGGCCAGCCCGTGCTCGTCGGCACGACGAGCGTCGAGAAGAGCGAGTACCTCTCGCGGCTCCTCGCGAAGAAGGGCGTCCGCCACGAGGTGCTCAACGCGAAGAACCACGCCCGCGAGGCCGCGATCGTGGCGCAGGCCGGCCGACTGGGCGCGGTCACGGTGGCCACCAACATGGCCGGGCGCGGCACCGACATCATGCTCGGCGGCAACGCGGAGTTCATGGCCGTGCAGCAGATGCACGAGCGGGGCCTCAGCCCGGTCGACACTCCCGATGAGTACGAGGCGGCCTGGGACGGCGTCTTCGACGGCGTCAAGGCCGAGGTCGAGAAGGAGGCCGACAAGGTCATCGGCGCGGGCGGGCTGTACGTGCTCGGCACCGAGCGCCACGAGTCGCGCCGCATCGACAACCAGCTGCGCGGTCGCTCCGGCCGTCAGGGCGACCCGGGCGAGAGCCGGTTCTACCTGTCGCTGACCGACGACCTCATGCGCCTGTTCAACGCCGGCGCCGCCGAGAGCCTGATGTCGCGCGGCGTGCCCGACGACGTGGCGATCGAGTCGAAGGTGGTCACCCGCGCCATCCGCTCGGCCCAGTCGCAGGTCGAGGCGCGCAACGCCGAGATCCGCAAGAACGTGCTGAAGTACGACGATGTCCTCAACCGGCAGCGCGAGGCGATCTACTCCGACCGCCGCCACATCCTCGAGGGCGACGACCTGCACGAGCGCACGCAGAACTTCCTCGAGAACGTCATCGACGAGGTGCTCGACCAGCACACCGCCGACGGCAACCCCGACGAGTGGGACTTCGACGCGCTCTGGACCGAGCTCAAGACCCTCTACCCGATCGGCATCACGATCGACGAGGTCGTCGCCGAGGCGGGGGAGAAGGGCCGGATCAACCGCGAGTTCATCCGCCGCGAGATCATCTCCGACGCCAAGCACGCCTACCAGCGCCGCGAGCAGCAGCTCGGCAGCCCCGCGATGCGCGAGCTCGAGCGCCGCGTCGTGCTCTCGGTGATCGACCGCCGTTGGCGCGACCACCTCTACGAGATGGACTACCTGAAGGACGGCATCGGCCTGCGCGCCATGGCCCAGCGCGACCCGCTCGTGGAGTACCAGCGCGAGGGCTACGCGATGTTCCAGCAGATGATGGGCTCCATCCGCGAGGAGACGGTCGGCTTCCTCTTCAACCTCGAGGTCGAGGTCGCCGCCCAGGGCGCGACCGGAGCGACGATCGAGGCGAAGGGCCTCGGCCGCCAGGGCGCCTCCGACGACAGGCTGAGCTACTCCGCGCCCAGCGACTCGGGCGGCGTCGAGGTGCGCAACCAGCGTGGGCAGGTGCAGCAGGCGGCGACGCAGCGCGCCCGTCGTGCGGTCGCGCAGCAGCAGGCGCCGCAGCAGGTCGAGGCAGCCCGGGGTGCATTCGGCCAGCGCACCGAGGGTGACGGCCAGCCCGCCCCGCAGAACCGCGCCGAGCGACGCGCCCAGGAGCGCAAGGGCCGCTGA
- the hpf gene encoding ribosome hibernation-promoting factor, HPF/YfiA family, giving the protein MELNIVGRNLGITDRFRSYAAEKAEKVTHLAERAISLDVKLSRHNEKNGNTGLDRVELTLVGKGPVVRAEADGSDKYAAFDVALGRLLERIRRAKDRRKVHRGQRRPTSLREATDIGFAEVGVQAAAPEVLEQVRTGSIPVVEEQPQATEEDDVYCPVVIRRKVFASTPMTVDDALYFMELVGHDFYLFVDSESGRPSVVYRRKGWDYGLIGLDDRADATSDASVDEYERATA; this is encoded by the coding sequence ATGGAACTGAACATCGTTGGACGAAACCTGGGAATCACCGATCGCTTCCGCTCATATGCAGCGGAGAAGGCCGAGAAGGTGACCCATCTCGCCGAACGGGCGATCTCCCTCGACGTCAAGCTGAGTCGTCACAACGAGAAGAACGGCAACACCGGGCTCGACCGCGTCGAGCTCACCCTGGTCGGCAAGGGGCCCGTCGTGCGGGCGGAAGCCGACGGTTCCGACAAGTACGCCGCGTTCGACGTCGCCCTCGGCCGACTGCTCGAACGCATCCGCCGCGCGAAGGACCGCCGCAAGGTCCACCGCGGCCAGCGCCGGCCCACCTCGCTCCGCGAGGCGACCGACATCGGCTTCGCCGAGGTCGGCGTGCAGGCTGCAGCGCCCGAGGTGCTCGAACAGGTGCGCACGGGCAGCATTCCGGTCGTCGAGGAACAGCCCCAGGCGACCGAGGAGGACGACGTCTACTGCCCGGTGGTCATCCGCCGCAAGGTCTTCGCGTCCACCCCCATGACCGTCGACGACGCGCTCTACTTCATGGAGCTCGTCGGCCACGACTTCTACCTCTTCGTCGACTCCGAGTCGGGCCGGCCCAGCGTCGTCTACCGCCGCAAGGGCTGGGACTACGGCCTGATCGGCCTCGATGACCGAGCGGATGCCACGTCCGACGCATCCGTCGACGAGTACGAGCGCGCCACGGCCTGA
- a CDS encoding ComF family protein, whose protein sequence is MPSDAAPGRVVTGARSPFATIRRSALDALALLVPVACAGCGEPDRSVCPACVAALRPAPRLVHRDAVSAWAALDYAEVAARVIGAYKDGARTDAAAPLATALAASICAALDGLPAGSIEVCTVPSTRAAMRRRGYAPVEALLARRGIRSSRVLRPARARDDQAGLGADARRLNADGALAAPADLRGRRFLLVDDILTTGSTLAETARAVTAAGGSVAAAAVLAQTPLRRAGRLAASQETPRDIPSAADYGGRTGVVDPPFRSG, encoded by the coding sequence ATGCCCTCGGATGCTGCGCCCGGCCGCGTCGTCACCGGCGCCCGGTCCCCGTTCGCGACGATCCGCCGTTCGGCGCTCGACGCGCTCGCCCTGCTCGTGCCGGTCGCATGCGCGGGATGCGGCGAACCCGACCGCTCGGTGTGCCCGGCGTGCGTCGCCGCCCTGCGCCCTGCGCCGCGTCTCGTGCACCGCGATGCCGTCTCGGCCTGGGCGGCCCTCGACTACGCGGAGGTCGCCGCCCGCGTGATCGGCGCGTACAAGGACGGGGCGCGAACGGATGCCGCGGCGCCGCTGGCCACCGCCCTCGCCGCGTCGATCTGCGCCGCGCTCGACGGCCTGCCCGCCGGCTCGATCGAGGTCTGCACCGTGCCGTCGACCCGGGCCGCGATGCGGCGGCGCGGGTACGCGCCCGTGGAGGCGCTGCTCGCCCGCCGCGGCATCCGATCATCACGCGTGCTGCGGCCCGCCCGGGCCCGTGACGACCAGGCCGGGCTCGGCGCGGACGCACGCCGGCTCAACGCGGACGGCGCGCTGGCCGCCCCCGCCGACCTCCGCGGGCGGCGCTTCCTGCTCGTCGACGACATCCTCACGACGGGTTCGACGCTCGCCGAGACGGCCCGCGCGGTGACCGCGGCAGGGGGATCCGTGGCGGCCGCGGCGGTGCTCGCGCAGACCCCGCTGCGTCGTGCGGGACGCTTGGCCGCTTCTCAGGAGACACCCCGTGACATCCCGAGCGCGGCAGACTACGGTGGCAGGACAGGCGTGGTCGATCCACCCTTCAGATCCGGGTGA
- a CDS encoding GerMN domain-containing protein, translated as MMRRRLAAASVALVALLLAGCASIPTSGPVQAGDPQSADAANDVDILVPGPADGATQSEILEGFITAALSPRNNYQVAREFLTAEFADEWQADAGATIDVLADRELVAVNETTMRVDATPAAALLENGQYEEPDVRTPIPLDYRFEQVDGEWRISSAPTGILIDRIGFTQVFREYPLYFLDPTFEYFVPDVRWFSGPESAQTSIVQAILAGPAEWLAPGVVSAFPEGVELDPAAVPVSGGVASVSLVGAAFEDLSTVQRMQAQLDASLVGVRNIDSVALTLNGVDPAAPPLTPEPVRNPRVDPRSVVYDGETFGYLATSGEGIDPIAGISDTVATLAPTGASLGLDAEAVAVRNENGVWVVRSDEEAVLLDPRDGLVTPAIDGQGVVWSVPANLPDQLAWFAPDGDTAQVPVPWSGSTIAAIEVSRDSTRMAALLSDGGRTHFVVASIERGADGRPVGLGPTVLDLADVPGTALDVAWLDSRSVASITGIDGGATRIVTQELGGFARDRDGPASGVLIDGGNNDLRVLTAAGDLDVASGVGWQVRAGGIRFIASQQPG; from the coding sequence ATGATGCGTAGGCGGCTCGCCGCGGCATCCGTCGCCCTCGTCGCCCTGCTGCTCGCGGGGTGCGCGTCGATCCCGACCTCCGGTCCGGTGCAGGCGGGGGACCCGCAGTCGGCCGACGCCGCGAACGACGTCGACATCCTCGTGCCCGGCCCCGCCGACGGCGCGACCCAGTCGGAGATCCTCGAGGGGTTCATCACCGCCGCACTGAGCCCACGCAACAACTACCAGGTGGCACGCGAGTTCCTCACGGCGGAGTTCGCCGACGAGTGGCAGGCCGACGCCGGGGCGACCATCGACGTGCTCGCCGATCGGGAGCTCGTCGCCGTGAACGAGACCACGATGCGCGTCGACGCGACCCCGGCCGCGGCGCTGCTCGAGAACGGGCAGTACGAGGAGCCCGACGTGCGCACCCCGATCCCGCTCGACTACCGGTTCGAGCAGGTCGACGGGGAATGGCGCATCTCCAGTGCGCCGACGGGGATCCTCATCGACCGGATCGGGTTCACGCAGGTGTTCCGCGAGTACCCCCTCTACTTCCTCGACCCGACGTTCGAGTACTTCGTCCCCGACGTGCGCTGGTTCTCGGGGCCCGAGTCCGCGCAGACGAGCATCGTGCAGGCGATCCTGGCGGGACCGGCCGAGTGGCTCGCCCCCGGCGTGGTGTCGGCCTTCCCCGAGGGCGTCGAACTCGACCCGGCCGCCGTGCCCGTGTCGGGCGGCGTCGCGAGCGTCTCGCTCGTCGGAGCGGCGTTCGAGGACCTGTCGACCGTGCAGCGCATGCAGGCCCAGCTCGACGCGAGCCTCGTCGGCGTGCGCAACATCGACTCGGTCGCGCTCACGCTGAACGGCGTCGATCCCGCCGCGCCGCCGCTGACGCCCGAGCCCGTGCGGAACCCCCGCGTCGACCCGCGCAGCGTCGTCTACGACGGCGAGACGTTCGGGTACCTCGCGACCTCGGGCGAGGGGATCGATCCGATCGCGGGCATCTCCGACACGGTCGCGACGCTGGCGCCCACCGGCGCGTCGCTCGGGCTCGACGCCGAGGCGGTCGCCGTGCGGAACGAGAACGGCGTCTGGGTGGTGCGCTCCGACGAGGAGGCCGTGCTCCTCGACCCGCGCGACGGGCTCGTCACGCCGGCGATCGACGGGCAGGGCGTCGTGTGGTCGGTCCCCGCGAACCTGCCCGACCAGCTGGCGTGGTTCGCCCCCGACGGCGACACCGCGCAGGTGCCGGTGCCGTGGTCGGGCTCCACGATCGCCGCGATCGAGGTGTCCCGCGACTCGACGCGCATGGCGGCGCTGCTCTCCGACGGCGGGCGGACGCACTTCGTCGTCGCCTCGATCGAGCGGGGGGCCGACGGCCGGCCGGTCGGCCTCGGGCCGACGGTGCTCGACCTCGCCGACGTGCCGGGCACGGCGCTCGACGTGGCGTGGCTCGACTCGCGGAGCGTCGCATCGATCACCGGGATCGACGGGGGCGCGACGCGCATCGTCACGCAGGAGCTCGGCGGCTTCGCCCGCGACCGCGACGGCCCCGCGAGCGGCGTGCTCATCGACGGCGGCAACAACGACCTGCGGGTGCTCACGGCCGCCGGCGACCTCGACGTGGCGAGCGGCGTGGGCTGGCAGGTCCGCGCGGGCGGCATCCGGTTCATCGCGTCGCAGCAGCCCGGCTGA